The Cloacibacillus sp. genome has a window encoding:
- a CDS encoding ACT domain-containing protein, producing MTVKQISVFLENKPGKLAQFVELLRANGIDMRALSLAEAADFGVLRTIVSDPEHAQQVLKEAGKISAVTPVLAVEVPDRPGALTDILAALTEGEINIEYSYAFTTRKDQAAYMVFRVADKNIEKAADLLAQKGINITAQEDMYNL from the coding sequence ATGACAGTCAAACAGATTTCGGTATTTCTTGAAAACAAGCCCGGCAAGCTGGCGCAGTTCGTCGAGCTGCTTCGCGCAAACGGCATCGACATGAGGGCCCTTTCTCTCGCGGAGGCCGCAGATTTCGGCGTGCTGCGCACCATAGTGAGCGACCCCGAACACGCGCAGCAGGTGCTGAAAGAGGCCGGCAAAATCTCCGCCGTCACCCCTGTGCTCGCCGTCGAGGTGCCAGACCGTCCCGGCGCGCTGACTGACATTTTAGCCGCGCTTACGGAGGGCGAGATAAACATCGAATACAGCTACGCCTTCACAACAAGAAAAGATCAGGCCGCCTACATGGTTTTCCGCGTAGCCGACAAGAACATAGAAAAAGCGGCGGATCTGCTCGCGCAAAAAGGAATAAACATCACCGCGCAGGAAGATATGTATAATTTGTAA
- a CDS encoding FadR/GntR family transcriptional regulator, whose translation MPLRGERLSSQISKLILAEIQSGQLSTGDKLPPETELAQKYGVSRTILREAIASLKNDDILESKQGRGIIVKNPRGRQAFRFSDVFEKVSMDEVNYFYEMRALLESEAAGLAAMRRTDSDMEEICAALAGMENAVSQNALGAQEHDRYNAAIAAASHNPVLIEFLSFLQYKLHDLAKELRIRTMSSPERAHAVLAEHKQVVDRISGKDPAGAQLAVLTHLKNAAERAGIKIYD comes from the coding sequence ATGCCGTTGAGAGGTGAAAGGCTTTCCTCTCAAATCTCAAAACTGATATTGGCGGAAATACAATCCGGTCAGCTCTCGACGGGGGACAAGCTGCCGCCTGAAACGGAGCTTGCGCAGAAATACGGCGTCAGCAGGACGATCCTGCGCGAAGCGATCGCGAGCCTTAAAAACGACGACATCCTTGAATCGAAGCAGGGACGCGGCATCATAGTAAAGAATCCGCGCGGACGGCAGGCCTTTCGATTCTCCGACGTCTTTGAGAAGGTCTCTATGGATGAAGTGAATTATTTTTATGAGATGCGTGCGCTGCTTGAGTCCGAAGCGGCGGGGCTGGCGGCCATGAGGCGCACCGATTCCGATATGGAGGAAATCTGCGCGGCGCTGGCCGGAATGGAAAACGCGGTCAGCCAAAACGCGCTCGGGGCGCAGGAGCACGACCGTTATAACGCGGCCATAGCGGCCGCAAGCCATAACCCGGTGCTCATAGAATTTCTTTCGTTTTTGCAGTACAAGCTCCACGATCTTGCGAAGGAGCTGCGCATCCGCACAATGTCCTCTCCTGAGAGGGCCCACGCCGTGCTTGCGGAACATAAGCAGGTGGTGGACAGAATATCCGGGAAGGATCCCGCGGGCGCACAGCTTGCCGTGCTGACCCATTTAAAAAACGCGGCGGAGCGCGCCGGCATAAAAATCTACGATTAG
- a CDS encoding phenylacetate--CoA ligase — translation MQKTNCYQPEIECASREQIREWQSERLVKTVARAYENSPYYRAKMDEHGVTPADIKGLCDLHKLPFIKKDDLREAYPYGLLCAPLADCKRIQSTSGTTGKRVIAFYTQNDLDMWDDCCARAIMAAGGTKEDVVHISYGYGLFTGGLGLHGGSHKVGALTLPMSSGSTERQIQFMQDLGSTILCCTPSYAAFLAETITEKNLRGTIKLKAGIFGAEAWTEEMRHDIEEKLGIKAYDIYGLTEIAGPGVSYECCAQQGMHINEDHFIAEIIDPNTGETLPDGEKGELVFTSISKEAFPMIRYRTRDICVLNHEPCACGRTHARMAKPMGRSDDMLIIKGVNVFPSQIETVLIDNGYSPNYQIVVNRVGTSDTLDINVEMTQEMFSDNVSEITTREKTLVNAVKGFLGIFAKVHLVEPKSIPRSEGKAVRVIDNRKLY, via the coding sequence ATGCAAAAAACAAACTGCTACCAACCTGAGATCGAATGTGCGTCAAGAGAACAAATACGAGAATGGCAGAGCGAACGGCTCGTCAAAACTGTCGCGCGCGCTTACGAAAACTCGCCCTATTACCGGGCCAAGATGGACGAGCACGGCGTCACTCCGGCCGACATCAAAGGCCTCTGCGACCTTCACAAACTGCCGTTCATCAAAAAGGACGACCTCCGCGAAGCATACCCCTACGGCCTGCTTTGCGCGCCGCTTGCCGACTGCAAGCGCATACAGTCAACCAGCGGCACAACCGGAAAGCGCGTAATCGCCTTTTACACGCAGAACGACCTCGACATGTGGGACGACTGCTGCGCGCGCGCAATAATGGCGGCGGGCGGCACAAAGGAGGACGTCGTGCACATCTCCTACGGCTACGGCCTATTCACCGGGGGACTGGGGCTTCACGGCGGCTCGCACAAGGTGGGAGCGCTGACGCTTCCGATGTCCTCCGGCTCGACGGAGCGCCAGATACAGTTCATGCAGGACTTGGGCTCCACCATACTCTGCTGCACGCCCTCCTACGCCGCCTTCCTTGCCGAGACGATCACCGAAAAAAACCTTCGCGGCACGATAAAACTGAAGGCCGGAATATTCGGAGCTGAGGCGTGGACGGAGGAGATGCGCCATGACATCGAAGAAAAGCTTGGCATCAAAGCCTACGACATATACGGACTGACTGAGATAGCAGGCCCCGGCGTCAGCTATGAGTGCTGCGCGCAGCAGGGGATGCACATCAACGAAGATCACTTCATCGCGGAGATAATCGACCCCAACACTGGAGAGACTCTGCCCGACGGAGAAAAAGGCGAGCTAGTCTTCACCAGCATCTCAAAGGAAGCCTTTCCGATGATACGCTACCGCACGCGCGACATCTGCGTGCTGAACCACGAGCCGTGCGCCTGCGGACGCACGCACGCGCGCATGGCGAAGCCGATGGGCAGAAGCGACGACATGCTCATCATAAAGGGCGTCAACGTATTCCCGTCGCAGATAGAGACAGTGCTCATCGACAACGGCTATTCGCCGAACTACCAGATAGTCGTCAACCGCGTCGGCACCTCCGATACGCTTGACATCAACGTCGAGATGACGCAGGAGATGTTCAGCGACAACGTGAGCGAGATCACAACGCGCGAAAAAACGCTGGTCAACGCGGTCAAGGGCTTCCTCGGAATTTTCGCCAAGGTGCACCTCGTCGAGCCTAAGAGCATCCCGCGCAGCGAAGGCAAGGCCGTTCGCGTAATAGACAATCGTAAGTTATACTAG
- a CDS encoding leucyl aminopeptidase, whose amino-acid sequence MKECLMLQGAKTIMDNCVSLKAGESVLIVTDMVQEKIAKVLAAAAVERGAEVVVSVMKPRRRAGEEPPKLIAESMKNADVILIPVSYSVTHTFAVKEAAEHGARILVLTDFTEDMLISGGIEADFRAIKPICKGVADAFAKGKRVHVTTPGGTDLWLDITGRRGNALYCVVEPGEFSTIPTIEANSSPVEGSANGRIVADASIPYLGIGVLNEPVIVDVKDGMITNITGGKQAEVLKKDLASHNDPNCYNIAELGLGLNPKCRLCGIMLEDEGVIPTAHIGIGTSITLGGTVKAPTHYDLLMWEPTIEVDGVKLVEGRKVNL is encoded by the coding sequence ATGAAGGAATGCCTAATGCTCCAGGGGGCCAAGACGATCATGGACAACTGCGTCTCTCTGAAAGCGGGAGAATCGGTGCTCATCGTTACGGACATGGTCCAGGAAAAAATTGCCAAGGTGCTCGCGGCGGCGGCCGTGGAACGCGGCGCGGAGGTAGTGGTGAGCGTCATGAAGCCTCGCCGCAGGGCGGGAGAAGAACCGCCGAAGCTGATCGCCGAAAGCATGAAAAACGCCGACGTCATCCTCATCCCCGTCAGCTATTCGGTCACACACACCTTCGCGGTCAAAGAGGCCGCGGAGCATGGAGCGCGCATACTGGTGCTGACGGACTTTACCGAAGATATGCTCATTTCAGGCGGCATCGAGGCGGACTTCCGCGCCATCAAGCCGATATGCAAGGGCGTAGCGGACGCCTTCGCAAAAGGAAAACGCGTGCATGTGACGACGCCGGGCGGAACAGACCTCTGGCTTGACATAACGGGACGCCGCGGAAACGCTCTTTACTGCGTCGTAGAGCCGGGAGAATTTTCAACCATCCCCACGATCGAGGCAAACTCGTCGCCGGTCGAAGGTTCCGCAAACGGCAGGATCGTAGCGGACGCAAGCATCCCCTATCTTGGCATAGGTGTGCTGAACGAACCCGTCATAGTCGACGTGAAAGACGGCATGATAACGAACATCACGGGCGGCAAACAGGCGGAAGTTCTGAAAAAGGACCTCGCAAGCCACAATGACCCCAACTGCTACAATATCGCGGAACTTGGCCTCGGGCTGAACCCAAAATGCAGGCTCTGCGGAATAATGCTCGAAGACGAAGGAGTCATCCCCACGGCGCACATCGGCATAGGCACCAGCATCACACTGGGCGGCACGGTAAAAGCGCCGACGCACTACGACCTGCTGATGTGGGAGCCTACCATAGAAGTGGACGGCGTGAAGCTGGTCGAAGGCCGCAAGGTAAACCTATAA
- a CDS encoding IclR family transcriptional regulator: protein MEDHVRVIERVFDIIELLAQAQEPMSLTDIVKRSGISKTTVYRLLQTMCSRCYVEKDKDNCYTVGPKLIEAASCHIIGLELQTESKPILAELRRRLNLSVHLGILDGHEIVYLEKMDIYPTMRLYTQVGYRSPAYCSSMGKCLLSCLSGSELEKALFACPFERFTPHTVTNFHDFKKLLKGVRERGWAMDDQEYLLEHRCVGAPVFDYRGDAIASVSASGTTAEITDERLPSVIEEVKRAAGRLSQRMGYIEE, encoded by the coding sequence ATGGAGGATCATGTCAGGGTCATTGAGCGGGTCTTTGATATAATCGAGCTTCTCGCGCAGGCGCAGGAGCCGATGTCTCTCACTGACATCGTTAAAAGAAGCGGCATAAGCAAAACGACGGTCTATCGCCTTTTGCAGACGATGTGCAGCCGCTGCTATGTCGAAAAGGACAAGGACAACTGCTACACCGTTGGGCCGAAGCTCATCGAGGCGGCCAGCTGCCACATCATCGGCCTTGAGCTGCAAACGGAGTCAAAGCCGATACTGGCCGAGCTGCGCCGCAGGCTTAATCTTTCCGTGCATCTTGGCATACTTGACGGGCATGAGATCGTATATCTTGAGAAGATGGACATCTACCCGACGATGCGGCTTTATACGCAGGTGGGCTATCGTTCTCCAGCCTACTGTTCCTCGATGGGCAAGTGTCTGCTGTCGTGCCTTTCCGGCTCCGAGCTTGAGAAAGCGCTCTTTGCCTGCCCCTTCGAACGTTTCACGCCGCACACCGTGACAAATTTCCACGACTTCAAAAAGCTGCTGAAGGGCGTGCGCGAAAGGGGCTGGGCGATGGACGATCAGGAATATCTCCTTGAGCACCGCTGCGTCGGCGCGCCCGTCTTCGATTACCGCGGAGACGCCATAGCCTCCGTCAGCGCAAGCGGGACTACGGCTGAGATAACGGACGAACGGCTGCCCTCCGTAATCGAAGAGGTGAAGCGCGCAGCGGGCCGGCTCTCGCAGCGGATGGGTTACATAGAAGAATGA